From one Parambassis ranga chromosome 5, fParRan2.1, whole genome shotgun sequence genomic stretch:
- the gpr37l1a gene encoding G-protein coupled receptor 37-like 1, with amino-acid sequence MSPVWCCLLLFLKTAELRHVHSAARRVQPAEDAVALGTEVALSPEMSSPDQIESLRLTGVKRVARGAKDGSFRKRDPLPPNIYGHPRRNEDPSGQFTTPRPDRYTYAPLSNSTSGRGSGLLNPLFPVTDGSYWAYAVMLLALVLFAAGIVGNLALMCIVWHNFYLKSAWNCILAGLAFWDFLVLFFCLPVVVFHELTLKRLLGDLSCRLVPYLEVTSLGVATFSLCALSIDRFHAATGPGQHQTPKVEPCQSILSKLSVIWVGSMVLAAPELLLWQLLQETVSLPVLPADLQQSQAGGTLLAAFRARTDAFKVDICVREPSVELPESIYSLVLTYHEARMWWFFGCYLCLPLLFTLACDLVTRQVLAQRLPQKPSTDKATGRCSSSSSSSSSTKKKQHGREQRLRSTVMALTVLYITCNLPESICNITLTYISASVSSALPALVLPALGLIGQFLLFMRCSATPVLLLCLCRSLGQAFMDCCCCCCEECLPDGNSSSSSSASTAATSTLSSPTSLSPPSLSASSKEETVKGVLPAEPVICETAKDSSAAMGTPC; translated from the exons ATGAGTCCGGTTTGGTGTTGTTTGCTTCTTTTTCTGAAGACCGCGGAGCTCCGTCATGTCCACTCAGCAGCTCGGAGGGTTCAGCCTGCGGAGGATGCTGTGGCCCTGGGGACAGAGGTGGCTCTCTCACCGGAGATGAGCTCTCCCGACCAGATTGAAAGTTTACGACTTACCGGTGTGAAGCGAGTCGCCCGAGGAGCCAAAGATGGGAGTTTTAGGAAGAGAGACCCGCTTCCCCCCAATATTTACGGGCATCCTCGCCGGAACGAAGACCCGAGCGGCCAGTTCACCACACCGCGGCCCGACCGCTACACCTATGCCCCGCTGAGTAACTCCACGTCGGGCCGCGGGTCTGGTCTCCTAAACCCGCTGTTCCCGGTCACTGACGGGTCCTACTGGGCGTATGCGGTCATGCTGCTCGCGCTCGTCCTGTTCGCCGCGGGCATCGTGGGGAACCTCGCGCTTATGTGCATCGTGTGGCACAACTTCTACCTGAAGAGCGCGTGGAACTGCATCCTGGCGGGACTGGCCTTCTGGGATTTCCTCGTGCTCTTCTTCTGCCTGCCGGTGGTTGTCTTCCACGAGCTCACCTTGAAGCGGTTGCTAGGAGACCTGTCCTGTCGGCTCGTGCCCTACCTGGAG gtGACATCTCTGGGTGTGGCCACGTTCAGCCTCTGTGCTCTAAGTATTGACCGTTTCCACGCAGCCACTGGCCCCGGGCAACATCAGACTCCAAAGGTGGAGCCCTGCCAGTCCATCCTGTCCAAGCTGTCCGTCATCTGGGTGGGCTCTATGGTGCTAGCTGCcccggagctgctgctgtggcagcTCCTCCAGGAAACTGTCAGCCTTCCAGTGCTGCCCGCTGACTTGCAGCAGAGCCAGGCCGGAGGCACCCTTTTGGCGGCCTTCAGAGCCCGAACGGATGCATTTAAGGTGGATATTTGTGTCCGCGAGCCGTCTGTGGAGCTCCCAGAGAGCATCTACTCTCTGGTCCTGACCTATCATGAGGCACGCATGTGGTGGTTCTTTGGGTGCTACCTGTGTTTGCCACTACTCTTCACTCTGGCCTGCGACTTGGTGACGAGGCAGGTGTTAGCCCAGCGTCTGCCACAGAAACCCAGCACTGACAAGGCGACTGGCAggtgctcctcttcttcatcatcttcctcctccacaaAGAAGAAGCAGCATGGGAGGGAGCAGAGGCTGCGTTCCACTGTCATGGCTCTCACCGTCTTGTACATCACATGCAATTTGCCAGAGAGCATCTGCAACATCACCCTGACGTACATCTCTGCCTCGGTGTCCTCTGCACTTCCTGCTCTGGTTCTTCCTGCGCTGGGTCTGATTGGACAGTTCTTGCTGTTCATGCGTTGCTCAGCGACAccagtgttgctgctgtgccTGTGTCGCTCGCTGGGCCAGGCCTTcatggactgctgctgctgctgctgtgaggagtGCCTCCCTGATGGCaactcatcttcatcctcctcagctTCAACCGCTGccacctccaccctctcctctcccacATCGCTTTCACCTCCCTCCCTATCTGCTTCTAGCAAAGAGGAGACGGTGAAGGGTGTGTTGCCAGCAGAACCAGTCATCTGTGAGACAGCGAAAGACTCTTCAGCAGCTATGGGGACAC